The proteins below are encoded in one region of Rhodoluna lacicola:
- a CDS encoding FAS1-like dehydratase domain-containing protein, protein MVNPNVQGKKYPATDPYLVGREKIREFAHAVKSTNAMNLDVFAAQAAGYTDVIAPPTFAVVIQERSLATVLNDPEADIDFSRVVHGEQRFIHARPIVAGDELVSELEVASVKSLGAHSMVTFETKIYDVSKELVCTAISTLVVRGDE, encoded by the coding sequence GTGGTAAATCCAAACGTTCAGGGCAAGAAGTATCCGGCAACAGATCCTTATCTGGTTGGCCGCGAGAAGATTCGCGAATTCGCCCACGCGGTTAAGTCAACAAATGCAATGAACCTGGATGTGTTCGCCGCGCAAGCAGCCGGCTACACCGATGTGATTGCCCCACCAACCTTCGCGGTGGTTATTCAAGAGCGCTCGCTGGCAACCGTGTTGAATGACCCAGAGGCAGACATTGACTTTTCTCGCGTGGTGCACGGTGAGCAGCGCTTCATTCACGCTCGCCCGATTGTGGCGGGCGATGAACTAGTAAGCGAGCTCGAGGTGGCCAGTGTGAAGTCACTTGGCGCCCACTCGATGGTGACTTTTGAAACCAAAATTTACGACGTCAGCAAAGAGTTGGTTTGCACTGCAATTTCAACTCTCGTGGTCAGGGGTGACGAGTAA